A part of Micromonospora chersina genomic DNA contains:
- a CDS encoding Rieske 2Fe-2S domain-containing protein: MRELLTKIEQNTRLDRVGDRLQRAVQGTLRAQRVRDFLHGVWLGHPLHPAMVQVPVGAWISAAVVDLMPGQRRAATALVGVGTVSALPAAVAGLNDWAALSRDQRRIGLVHAAANSIGLSLYAGSLAARMNGRHNLGRALAYLGLSAASAGAYLGGHLAYKQGAQVSQSISELHLVSDGWHPLGDMSSLPQRQLLTREIDDVSVILYRHGDDVTVMLERCPHQSGPLGEGEVQEIDGHACVVCPWHGSTFRLNGGEVVHGPSGNDQVVLPTRVVNGRLEARLP; encoded by the coding sequence GTGCGCGAACTATTGACGAAGATCGAGCAGAACACCCGACTCGACCGGGTCGGTGACCGGTTGCAGCGCGCCGTCCAGGGCACCCTGCGTGCGCAGCGGGTCCGGGACTTCCTGCACGGCGTCTGGCTGGGGCACCCGCTGCACCCGGCCATGGTGCAGGTGCCGGTCGGCGCCTGGATCTCGGCCGCCGTCGTGGACCTGATGCCCGGCCAGCGCCGGGCGGCGACCGCGCTCGTCGGGGTCGGCACGGTCAGCGCGCTGCCGGCCGCCGTGGCCGGGCTCAACGACTGGGCCGCACTCTCCCGCGACCAGCGCCGGATCGGCCTCGTGCACGCCGCCGCGAACTCCATCGGCCTGAGCCTCTACGCCGGCTCGCTGGCGGCCCGGATGAACGGGCGGCACAACCTGGGCCGCGCGCTGGCCTACCTGGGGCTGTCGGCGGCGAGCGCCGGGGCGTACCTGGGCGGGCACCTCGCGTACAAGCAGGGCGCGCAGGTCAGCCAGAGCATCTCCGAGCTGCACCTGGTCAGCGACGGCTGGCACCCGCTCGGCGACATGTCGAGCCTGCCGCAGCGCCAGCTCCTCACCCGCGAGATCGACGACGTCTCGGTCATCCTCTACCGGCACGGCGACGACGTGACGGTGATGCTGGAGCGCTGCCCGCACCAGAGCGGCCCGCTCGGTGAGGGCGAGGTGCAGGAGATCGACGGCCACGCCTGCGTGGTGTGTCCCTGGCACGGCAGCACGTTCCGCCTCAACGGTGGCGAGGTTGTCCACGGCCCCTCGGGCAACGACCAGGTCGTCCTCCCCACCCGGGTGGTCAACGGCCGCCTGGAGGCCCGCCTCCCCTGA
- a CDS encoding ParA family protein, with product MAIIAMVSAKGSPGVTTAALAATLSWHRRLVLAECDPAGGSILAGYLGGALDGPRGLGELAVGELRDGNLENAFWSQLVDLDAPRRERLLLPGVVDPAQAGSVTPLWQRFADFFTSLERGVPPYDVVVDCGRLQVGDPPWPVLRAAAVVLLVTRAHLPDLSATRATVKAIERDFAEHRIPPGTLRLLVVGDGHGGSEISKALRLPVIARLPHDPRTAEVLGHGGTVRANRPLMRAAGALEVPVRALLDRRRARLAWPGAPAPRAVSAPSTPGVSGAV from the coding sequence ATGGCGATCATCGCCATGGTGTCGGCGAAGGGGTCGCCGGGCGTCACCACCGCCGCGCTGGCCGCCACGCTGAGCTGGCACCGCCGGCTGGTGCTGGCCGAGTGCGACCCGGCGGGCGGCTCGATCCTCGCCGGCTACCTGGGCGGGGCGCTCGACGGCCCGCGCGGCCTCGGCGAACTGGCCGTCGGGGAGCTGCGCGACGGCAACCTGGAGAACGCCTTCTGGTCCCAGCTCGTCGACCTGGACGCGCCGAGGCGGGAGCGGCTGCTGCTGCCCGGCGTGGTCGACCCGGCCCAGGCCGGCAGCGTCACCCCGCTCTGGCAGCGCTTCGCCGACTTCTTCACCAGCCTGGAGCGGGGCGTCCCGCCATACGACGTTGTTGTCGACTGTGGCCGGTTGCAGGTCGGTGATCCACCGTGGCCGGTGCTGCGGGCGGCGGCCGTCGTGCTGCTGGTCACCCGGGCCCACCTGCCCGACCTGTCCGCCACCCGCGCCACGGTCAAGGCCATCGAGCGGGACTTCGCCGAGCACCGGATCCCCCCGGGCACCCTGCGCCTGCTGGTGGTCGGGGACGGGCACGGCGGCAGCGAGATCAGCAAGGCGCTGCGGCTGCCGGTGATCGCCCGGCTGCCGCACGACCCGCGTACCGCCGAGGTGCTCGGGCACGGCGGCACCGTACGCGCCAACCGGCCGCTCATGCGCGCGGCCGGCGCGCTGGAGGTGCCGGTCCGGGCGTTGCTGGACCGGCGGCGGGCCCGGCTGGCCTGGCCGGGAGCCCCGGCCCCCCGCGCGGTGAGCGCGCCGAGCACGCCGGGGGTGTCCGGTGCGGTTTGA
- a CDS encoding TadE family protein, producing MRGRLAAGGPERGANPVELAVVMPAILVLLFASIQLAVWFVARSTALNAAQTAVNAQRALQAPPNAGRDRATTFLRAAGDWLVDWESPGPTCTATATEVTCTVSGRSLSVIPGVRFAVSQRAHGPVERWTTG from the coding sequence CTGCGTGGACGGCTCGCCGCCGGCGGGCCCGAGCGGGGCGCCAACCCGGTCGAGCTGGCGGTGGTGATGCCGGCGATCCTGGTGCTGCTCTTCGCCTCGATCCAGCTCGCCGTCTGGTTCGTCGCCCGGTCCACCGCCCTCAACGCGGCGCAGACGGCGGTGAACGCCCAGCGGGCGCTCCAGGCCCCGCCGAACGCCGGTCGGGACCGGGCCACCACCTTCCTACGTGCCGCCGGGGACTGGCTTGTCGACTGGGAGTCCCCCGGCCCCACCTGCACGGCGACCGCCACCGAGGTCACCTGCACGGTCAGCGGGCGCTCCCTGTCGGTGATCCCGGGCGTGCGGTTCGCGGTGTCGCAACGCGCGCACGGCCCGGTCGAACGCTGGACGACGGGGTGA
- a CDS encoding TadE/TadG family type IV pilus assembly protein, with protein MRRVARDRGSVSIEVAVLAPAFIGLMVLAGVAGRTAVADEAVESAAHDAARAASIARDARTGRTAATGAARRQLDWSGLRCTAPPALTFRGSVGDAGTSFAAAYRSAPGVPATVTVTVTCTVSFADLRAPGLPGVPGGKTVSASFTSPLDTYRSRR; from the coding sequence GTGAGGCGCGTGGCGCGGGACCGGGGTTCCGTCTCGATCGAGGTGGCCGTGCTCGCCCCCGCCTTCATCGGGCTGATGGTGCTGGCCGGGGTGGCCGGCCGGACGGCCGTCGCCGACGAGGCGGTGGAGTCGGCCGCGCACGACGCCGCCCGCGCCGCGTCGATCGCCCGGGACGCGCGGACCGGCCGGACCGCCGCCACCGGCGCGGCCCGCCGCCAGCTCGACTGGTCGGGGCTGCGCTGCACCGCCCCGCCGGCGTTGACCTTCCGCGGCTCGGTGGGGGACGCCGGGACCAGCTTCGCGGCCGCGTACCGCAGCGCGCCCGGGGTGCCGGCGACGGTCACCGTCACGGTGACCTGCACGGTCTCGTTCGCCGACCTGCGGGCGCCGGGGCTGCCCGGGGTGCCGGGCGGCAAGACCGTCTCGGCGAGCTTCACGTCCCCGCTGGACACCTACCGGAGCCGCCGGTGA
- a CDS encoding type II secretion system F family protein encodes MVNWQLAVAVLGGAAVGLGLFLVVREALPATPALGPALRRLHQPPGQAPVAGSGPDWLGGVSRWLRPPHRQLALLDRTPEQYALSVLLSALVGFATPAVASAVLFLGGVALPLAVPVVGSLGLALVAGLLAHRAVLARADAARDEFRQAVCTYLDLVALQLSAAHGPVQSLERAAAVCDGWVFDRIREALRIAQLQMHSPWDELQELADRIGIPELGDVGAIMRSSGSEGAQVHETLRSRADSLRDQIRTDNLARAEGVTSRLDIPGSLLVFVLLGFAVYPFLARL; translated from the coding sequence ATTGTGAACTGGCAGCTGGCGGTCGCCGTGCTGGGCGGGGCGGCCGTCGGGCTGGGCCTGTTCCTGGTGGTCCGCGAGGCCCTGCCGGCCACCCCGGCGCTCGGCCCGGCGCTGCGCCGGCTGCACCAGCCGCCCGGCCAGGCCCCGGTGGCCGGGAGTGGGCCGGACTGGCTCGGCGGTGTCTCCCGCTGGCTGCGCCCGCCGCACCGGCAGCTCGCCCTGCTCGACCGGACCCCCGAGCAGTACGCCCTGTCGGTGCTGCTCTCCGCGCTGGTCGGGTTCGCCACGCCGGCGGTCGCCTCGGCCGTGCTCTTCCTGGGCGGGGTGGCGCTGCCGCTGGCCGTACCCGTGGTGGGGAGCCTGGGGTTGGCGCTGGTCGCCGGCCTGCTCGCGCACCGGGCGGTGCTGGCCCGGGCGGACGCCGCGCGGGACGAGTTCCGCCAGGCGGTCTGCACCTACCTGGACCTGGTGGCCTTGCAGCTCTCCGCGGCGCACGGCCCGGTGCAGTCGCTGGAGCGCGCGGCGGCGGTCTGCGACGGCTGGGTCTTCGACCGGATCCGGGAGGCGCTGCGGATCGCCCAGCTCCAGATGCACTCGCCCTGGGACGAGCTCCAGGAGCTGGCCGACCGGATCGGCATCCCGGAGCTGGGCGACGTGGGGGCCATCATGCGCTCCTCCGGAAGCGAGGGCGCCCAGGTGCACGAGACCCTGCGCAGCCGCGCCGACTCGCTGCGCGACCAGATCCGCACCGACAACCTGGCCCGGGCCGAGGGGGTGACGAGCCGGCTGGACATCCCCGGCTCGCTGCTGGTCTTCGTCCTGCTCGGCTTCGCCGTCTACCCGTTCCTCGCCCGTCTGTGA
- a CDS encoding SDR family oxidoreductase, protein MILVTGATGNVGRRVVERLVAAGHGVRAVTRDPGRAKLPAVVEVVAADLADPETLRPHLAGVDAVFLIWPFVEPATAARLAPRVAAVLAAAGSPRVVYVSAATAEADPDSFWAVVERAVMASGLPWTMLRPTGIATNTLGWAPAIRAEGVVRWPYGTAARSMVHEDDIAAVAVDALTSDRHDRRTYVLSGPQTVTQAEQVRLIGAAIGRDLRWQEVPAEAVRPMLSVAMGSAAFADAALAGWAAMAETPEQVTGDVAAVLGRPARTFADWAADHAADFA, encoded by the coding sequence ATGATCCTGGTGACGGGCGCGACGGGCAACGTCGGGCGGCGCGTGGTGGAGCGGCTGGTGGCGGCGGGCCACGGCGTACGGGCCGTGACCCGCGATCCGGGCCGCGCGAAGCTGCCGGCGGTTGTCGAGGTGGTGGCCGCCGACCTGGCCGATCCGGAGACCCTCCGCCCGCACCTGGCGGGCGTCGACGCCGTTTTCCTGATCTGGCCGTTCGTCGAACCGGCCACGGCGGCGCGGCTCGCTCCGCGCGTCGCCGCCGTGCTCGCCGCCGCCGGGTCGCCCCGGGTGGTGTACGTGTCGGCCGCCACCGCCGAGGCCGACCCGGACTCGTTCTGGGCCGTGGTGGAGCGCGCCGTCATGGCGTCCGGCCTGCCGTGGACGATGCTGCGTCCCACCGGGATCGCCACGAACACGCTGGGCTGGGCCCCGGCCATCCGCGCCGAGGGCGTGGTGCGCTGGCCGTACGGCACGGCGGCCCGTTCGATGGTCCACGAGGACGACATCGCGGCCGTGGCGGTCGACGCGCTGACCAGCGACCGGCACGACCGGCGGACCTACGTGCTCAGCGGCCCGCAGACGGTCACCCAGGCCGAGCAGGTGCGCCTCATCGGCGCCGCGATCGGCCGCGACCTGCGCTGGCAGGAGGTGCCCGCCGAGGCGGTACGCCCCATGCTGTCCGTGGCGATGGGCAGCGCCGCGTTCGCGGACGCGGCACTGGCCGGCTGGGCGGCCATGGCGGAGACGCCGGAGCAGGTGACCGGCGACGTGGCGGCCGTGCTGGGACGCCCGGCGCGCACGTTCGCCGACTGGGCCGCCGACCACGCGGCCGACTTCGCCTGA
- a CDS encoding SigE family RNA polymerase sigma factor, producing MTDQKTRLSTADASYVAFVEEAWRRHIRLAMLLAGDRWRAEELLQDSLVRMYERWRRLSRSDDLHAYLRRALVNNHTSFWRRRRRESLVAEVPDRAAPSTEPDHDAVALRRALRALPPRQRAVVVLRHYEDLPEREVARVLGCTVGTVKSQHSKALGKLRHLLQQPSYTGIR from the coding sequence GTGACCGACCAGAAAACGCGACTGTCGACGGCGGACGCCTCGTACGTGGCCTTCGTGGAGGAGGCCTGGCGGCGCCACATCCGGCTGGCCATGCTGCTGGCCGGCGACCGGTGGCGGGCCGAGGAACTCCTCCAGGACAGCCTGGTCCGGATGTACGAGCGGTGGCGCCGGTTGTCCCGGAGCGACGACCTGCACGCCTACCTCCGGCGTGCGCTGGTGAACAACCACACCTCGTTCTGGCGGCGGCGCCGGCGGGAGAGCCTCGTCGCCGAGGTCCCCGACCGGGCCGCCCCGTCCACCGAGCCGGACCACGACGCCGTCGCGCTGCGTCGGGCGCTGCGCGCGTTGCCACCGAGGCAGCGCGCGGTGGTGGTGCTGCGCCACTACGAGGACCTGCCCGAGCGGGAGGTGGCCCGGGTGCTGGGCTGCACCGTCGGCACGGTCAAGAGCCAGCACTCGAAGGCCCTCGGCAAGCTCCGCCACCTCCTCCAGCAACCCTCCTACACGGGGATCAGGTGA
- a CDS encoding LysM peptidoglycan-binding domain-containing protein: protein MGASQRSAVRRTGQVLTGLGALVVLCAVLAGGPVALLAFAGNPLPDHLPTLAEVGTALTSRDDGQLFLRALAVVGWFGWATFAFSVLVELLAGALRRPAPRLPGMRRQQRAAAALVGSVALILAASPAAASAAALAAPQPVAAAPAVVAPQAGHTAPQAGSTLAAPPARAASVTTSPAVYRVAKGDYLGEVADRYLDDFDRYREVARLNRLADPDRIRPGQLLKLPEGAVDAGARRHATGRLVVTPASPAPGPAATPGGGGASSTTPKGKPSPHPTGRDTTPTVEAPAGQQPSMSAGASRATAEDGINRPLAISAVLAVASIVGAQIGAVLGLRRRPVPRTTVRDLVVGRHRKG, encoded by the coding sequence ATGGGTGCATCGCAACGCTCGGCCGTCCGGCGGACCGGCCAGGTCCTCACCGGCCTCGGCGCCCTCGTCGTGCTCTGCGCGGTGCTGGCCGGTGGGCCGGTCGCCCTGCTGGCCTTCGCCGGCAACCCCCTCCCCGACCACCTGCCCACACTCGCGGAGGTGGGCACGGCGTTGACCAGCCGCGACGACGGTCAGCTCTTCCTGCGGGCGCTGGCCGTGGTGGGCTGGTTCGGCTGGGCCACGTTCGCCTTCTCCGTACTCGTGGAACTCCTCGCGGGGGCGCTGCGCCGGCCGGCGCCCCGGCTGCCCGGGATGCGCCGCCAGCAGCGGGCCGCGGCCGCCCTGGTCGGCTCGGTGGCGCTGATCCTGGCGGCCAGCCCGGCCGCGGCGAGCGCCGCCGCCCTGGCCGCGCCGCAGCCGGTCGCCGCCGCGCCGGCGGTGGTCGCACCGCAGGCCGGACACACCGCCCCGCAGGCCGGTTCCACGCTTGCCGCCCCGCCGGCCCGGGCCGCCTCGGTCACCACGAGTCCGGCGGTGTACCGGGTGGCGAAGGGCGACTACCTGGGCGAGGTGGCCGACCGCTACCTGGACGACTTCGACCGCTACCGCGAGGTGGCCCGGCTGAACCGGCTCGCCGATCCGGACCGGATCCGGCCGGGGCAGTTGCTCAAGCTGCCCGAGGGGGCGGTCGACGCGGGCGCCCGCCGGCACGCGACCGGCCGGCTCGTGGTCACCCCGGCCAGCCCGGCTCCCGGCCCGGCCGCCACGCCGGGGGGTGGCGGCGCGTCCTCGACGACGCCGAAGGGCAAGCCGTCCCCGCACCCGACCGGACGGGACACCACGCCCACTGTGGAGGCGCCCGCCGGGCAACAGCCATCCATGTCGGCGGGGGCCTCCCGGGCCACCGCGGAGGACGGGATCAACCGCCCGCTGGCCATCTCGGCGGTGCTGGCGGTGGCGAGCATCGTGGGCGCCCAGATCGGCGCGGTCCTCGGCCTGCGGCGCCGCCCGGTGCCCCGGACGACGGTCCGCGACCTCGTGGTGGGCCGCCACCGCAAGGGTTGA
- the bluB gene encoding 5,6-dimethylbenzimidazole synthase, with the protein MDLYDVIHRRRDVRAEFTGEPVPDGVLDRILTAAHAAPSVGNSQPWDFVLVRDPGTRRRFHAHVQAERDTFAATLDGDAAERFARIKIDGVLESTLSIVVTYDPRRGGPAVLGRHAIADAGLYSVCLAIQNLWLAATAEGLGVGWVSFYREPFLADLLGIPPGIRPVAWLCVGPVSHLQTVPDLVRHGWRTPRPLAAAVHTDRWRADDDHPMG; encoded by the coding sequence GTGGACCTGTACGACGTCATCCACCGCCGCCGCGACGTGCGCGCCGAGTTCACCGGGGAGCCGGTGCCGGACGGCGTCCTGGACCGGATCCTCACGGCCGCGCACGCCGCGCCGAGCGTCGGCAACTCGCAGCCCTGGGACTTCGTGCTGGTCCGCGACCCGGGGACCCGGCGCCGGTTCCACGCGCACGTCCAGGCCGAGCGGGACACCTTCGCCGCCACGCTGGACGGCGACGCGGCCGAGCGGTTCGCCCGCATCAAGATCGACGGGGTGCTGGAGTCGACGCTGTCGATCGTGGTCACGTACGACCCGCGGCGGGGTGGGCCCGCGGTGCTCGGCCGGCACGCCATCGCCGACGCCGGCCTCTACTCGGTCTGCCTGGCCATCCAGAACCTCTGGCTGGCCGCGACCGCCGAGGGGCTGGGCGTCGGCTGGGTCTCCTTCTACCGCGAGCCGTTCCTGGCCGACCTGCTCGGCATCCCGCCCGGCATCCGCCCGGTGGCCTGGCTCTGCGTGGGCCCGGTGAGCCACCTCCAGACCGTTCCCGACCTGGTTCGGCACGGGTGGCGTACGCCCCGGCCGCTGGCCGCCGCCGTGCACACCGACCGCTGGCGGGCGGACGACGATCACCCGATGGGGTGA
- the soxR gene encoding redox-sensitive transcriptional activator SoxR, translated as MKQDTSFDWHEPGLTIGQVAQRSGVSASAIRFYEAQGLISSDRTAGNQRRYHGDVMCRLAMIEACQRVGLTLAEVGRALAALPPGQAPTTEDWNALAERLRGEAQSRIDRLSQVLRELAPPAPPAR; from the coding sequence GTGAAGCAGGACACGTCCTTCGACTGGCACGAGCCGGGCCTGACCATCGGTCAGGTGGCGCAGCGCAGCGGCGTCTCCGCGTCGGCGATCCGCTTCTACGAGGCGCAGGGACTCATCAGCAGCGACCGCACGGCCGGCAACCAGCGCCGCTACCACGGCGACGTGATGTGCCGGCTGGCGATGATCGAGGCGTGCCAGCGGGTCGGCCTCACCCTGGCCGAGGTGGGCCGGGCGCTCGCGGCGCTGCCACCCGGGCAGGCGCCGACCACAGAGGACTGGAACGCGCTTGCCGAGCGGCTGCGCGGCGAGGCCCAGTCCCGCATCGACCGGCTCAGCCAGGTGCTGCGCGAGCTGGCCCCGCCCGCCCCGCCCGCGCGCTGA
- a CDS encoding CpaF family protein, with the protein MRFEPVSHDPRGQQPGATSTVPPLVPPNARHHLPPAPAVPVAPPPPPPRPRVDFAVVRELRRELSERLTLWQRGREFDADAEEVERARLAVAVVSAYADSVRRAGTPMAADEERLLLDQVTAELVGLGRLQTLLVDDTIEEVHILGCDQVRITRHGGGVDWAEPIADSDDELVEILQAAARRAGATERSLSTSKPTLDLQLPDGSRLAAVFLVSHRPYAVIRKHNTLAVSLEDIAGGRPDLDEMIDPLLRDFLRASMRAGLNIMVAGLAGAGKTTVIRALMDEIPADEPYVLLEESRELLPARRGHKHRAVMSFESREGHGERGLDGRPAGEVSIADLIPVSLRMGVLRIIVGEVRSREIVPMLQAMTTSRGSMCTIHARTPAGVGERIIELALAHGREMTVDQARRMAGNALDLIVYVTVEDETAIGGRKHRFVSHVEEVIGVGEGNRITTTSVFGPGPDGRAVPRHLPERIRDQLLRVGYDARLLTRFIEAGTGAWRRPRHTRLGRR; encoded by the coding sequence GTGCGGTTTGAGCCGGTCTCGCACGACCCGCGCGGCCAGCAGCCCGGCGCCACCTCGACGGTGCCGCCGCTGGTCCCGCCCAACGCGCGGCACCACCTGCCCCCGGCGCCCGCCGTACCGGTCGCGCCGCCACCCCCGCCGCCCCGCCCCCGGGTCGACTTCGCGGTGGTCCGCGAGCTGCGCCGGGAACTCAGCGAGCGGCTCACCCTCTGGCAGCGCGGCCGGGAGTTCGACGCGGACGCCGAGGAGGTCGAGCGGGCCCGGCTGGCCGTCGCCGTGGTCTCCGCGTACGCGGACTCGGTCCGCCGGGCCGGCACGCCGATGGCCGCCGACGAGGAGCGGCTGCTGCTCGACCAGGTGACCGCCGAGCTGGTCGGTCTGGGCCGGCTCCAGACGCTGCTTGTCGACGACACCATCGAGGAGGTGCACATCCTCGGCTGCGACCAGGTGCGCATCACCCGGCACGGCGGCGGCGTGGACTGGGCCGAGCCGATCGCCGACAGCGACGACGAGTTGGTGGAGATCCTCCAGGCGGCGGCCCGCCGGGCCGGGGCGACCGAGCGGTCGCTGTCCACCTCCAAGCCGACGCTCGACCTGCAACTGCCCGACGGCAGCCGGCTCGCCGCGGTCTTCCTGGTCAGCCACCGCCCGTACGCGGTGATCCGCAAGCACAACACGCTCGCCGTGAGCCTGGAGGACATCGCCGGTGGCCGGCCCGACCTGGACGAGATGATCGACCCGCTGCTGCGCGACTTCCTCCGCGCGTCCATGCGGGCCGGGCTGAACATCATGGTCGCCGGGCTGGCCGGGGCCGGGAAGACCACTGTCATCCGCGCGCTCATGGACGAGATCCCGGCCGACGAGCCGTACGTGCTGCTGGAGGAGAGCCGGGAGCTGCTGCCGGCCCGGCGCGGGCACAAGCACCGGGCGGTGATGAGCTTCGAGTCCCGGGAGGGGCACGGCGAGCGCGGGCTGGACGGGCGGCCCGCCGGCGAGGTGAGCATCGCCGACCTCATCCCGGTGTCGCTGCGGATGGGCGTGCTGCGGATCATCGTCGGCGAGGTGCGGTCCCGGGAGATCGTGCCGATGCTCCAGGCGATGACCACCAGCCGCGGGTCGATGTGCACGATCCACGCGCGCACCCCGGCCGGGGTGGGTGAGCGGATCATCGAGCTGGCGCTGGCCCACGGCCGGGAGATGACCGTCGACCAGGCCCGCCGCATGGCGGGCAACGCGCTGGACCTGATCGTCTACGTCACGGTCGAGGACGAGACGGCGATCGGCGGCCGCAAGCACCGCTTCGTCTCGCACGTCGAGGAGGTCATCGGCGTCGGCGAGGGCAACCGGATCACCACCACCAGCGTCTTCGGCCCGGGACCGGACGGCCGGGCGGTGCCCCGCCACCTGCCCGAGCGGATCCGCGACCAACTGCTCCGGGTCGGCTACGACGCCCGGCTGCTGACCCGGTTCATCGAGGCCGGCACGGGCGCCTGGCGGCGGCCCCGGCACACCCGACTGGGGCGGCGGTGA
- a CDS encoding type II secretion system F family protein, translating to MTTIELIALVSGAACVAGLVLAVVALVGTRRPPRSAAGAGPGLSRLWTGSGAGRREQHRHQVLLGAAVVAGALAFLLTGLPVVGLLVGLAVPGVPWLFAVGRAEQRAIARIEAVGEWTRRLKDISNTGQGLQQAIIGTIATAPEEIQEEVRTLAARLQAGWLAKSALLAFADEIADPVCDQVVAALILHLTDRGERLGDVLGSIAAAASAEVATRREVEAKRTQPRFAVRFLTGMTLATLAYGLVNSDYVKPYGTVVGQLVMAVLGAAFVGLLVWVRSMSQPPRPARFLPAPDPEEAIA from the coding sequence ATGACGACCATCGAGTTGATCGCCCTGGTCTCCGGGGCCGCGTGCGTGGCCGGGCTGGTGCTGGCGGTGGTCGCGCTGGTCGGCACCCGCCGGCCGCCCCGGTCGGCGGCGGGCGCCGGGCCCGGGCTGAGCCGGCTCTGGACCGGCTCCGGGGCCGGCCGCCGGGAGCAGCACCGCCACCAGGTGCTGCTCGGCGCGGCCGTCGTGGCCGGCGCGCTGGCCTTCCTGCTCACCGGGCTGCCGGTGGTCGGCCTCCTGGTGGGGCTCGCGGTGCCCGGCGTGCCGTGGCTCTTCGCGGTGGGTCGCGCCGAGCAGCGGGCCATCGCCCGCATCGAGGCGGTCGGCGAGTGGACCCGGCGGCTCAAGGACATCTCCAACACCGGCCAGGGCCTCCAGCAGGCCATCATCGGCACCATCGCCACCGCGCCGGAGGAGATCCAGGAGGAGGTACGCACCCTGGCGGCCCGCCTCCAGGCCGGCTGGCTGGCGAAATCCGCCCTGCTGGCCTTCGCCGACGAGATCGCCGACCCGGTCTGCGACCAGGTGGTGGCGGCGCTGATCCTGCACCTCACCGACCGGGGCGAGCGCCTCGGCGACGTGCTCGGCTCGATCGCCGCCGCCGCCTCGGCCGAGGTGGCCACCCGGCGCGAGGTCGAGGCGAAGCGGACGCAGCCCCGGTTCGCGGTCCGCTTCCTCACCGGGATGACCCTGGCCACGCTCGCGTACGGGCTGGTCAACAGCGACTACGTGAAGCCGTACGGGACGGTCGTCGGGCAACTGGTGATGGCGGTGCTCGGGGCGGCCTTCGTCGGGCTGCTGGTCTGGGTGCGGTCGATGAGCCAGCCGCCCCGCCCGGCGCGCTTCCTGCCGGCACCCGACCCGGAGGAGGCGATCGCATGA